The Cryobacterium roopkundense sequence AATCACCCTGTCTATCCCCTTAGTGCCATTCGCAGCAATATCAGGCGTCTCGTAATGTCTGCGTAATAAGTGCAATCGGCGAGCGGGGCTCCGGATAGCTGGTATAGTTTTCAAGTTGCCTCCGAGCGTTTCAATCGGAAGTAACTGGGCGCCCGTAGCTCAGCGGATAGAGCAATTGACTACGGATCAATAGGTCGGGGGTTCAAATCCCTCCGGGCGCACATTGAGAAAGCGGTTCACTTCGGTGGGCCGCTTTTTTGTTGCCCGAGAGCGGGGCAATATCGCCCGAACGGGCAAACTGGGGGCAAGCTCAGGTACCATCAGCATAAGTGAGTAATTCTTACCTTTCGCTTCGTGGGCCACGTCCCACGTGTGCGACCGAGATTTCTCGCCGGGCGTTGTTCGGGCTCCCAGCGAGGAAGGCATTCCTGCGAGGGACTGCCTCGGTGGGGCGAGGGGTAGGGCCTTCGCCTCATCGCCACCCTTCGGGGGACCGACTAATTCGTGGAACGCGTGCGCAGCCGATCACACAGCACTGTGAGCTGGCACAGCTCGTCGTTGCTGAGGGAATCGCCGATGCGATCGGTGATCGTGTCCATGTGCTGCACCGCGACGCGGCGAAAGAGCGCGAGCCCGCTGAGGGTGAGCTCCACGATGGCGCCTCGACCATCCTGCGGGTCCGCGAGCTTGCACACGTACCCACGGGACACGAGACGGTCAACGAGGCGGCTGACGCTGGGCTGGGTGAGCAGCACGTGCTCGTTGAGTTCCCGCAGACGGATGCGGCGGTCAGGCTGACGAGACAGGTTGAACATCACGTCGTACTCGTTGAGGGAAATATCCTTCGATGGAAAATCGGCGGCGAGGCCGCGCATGATGGCGACCTGGGCGCGGAAGAGCGATTCCCACGCTCCTACCGCCACGTTTCTGTCAGCCACCGTGGATCCCCACCCATTCTCGTCCGCCGCGCCTCAGGGTAGCGGTCTCCACCAAGGATAGGGACTCCGTGCCGATCGGGTCGCATCCACTCGACACGTGTTGCGTGCCGGGCGGGAAGCGGCATGGAGGGAACTGTCAGGAGAAAAGGTCCCGGATGGGTGGCATCCGTTACTCATTCGTTATATATTCAGTAGGCGTCAACCGTTTGCTGTGGCGGAAGACGTGAAATGTGATTGCAGGACAACTCTTGGTGCAAGGGACGAGGGCCGGCCGTAGACTCTACGACCGGCCCTCAATCACGTGTCCGGCCGGTCGGGCGCTCAAAACCTGCACGCGCGCCCGCGATACCGACCGCACGAGCAGCTTTGCCCCGCAGGAACGGGTGATGCGGATGCCGCAGGCCGTGAAGCGCCGCCGCCGTGCGATTAGAAGCGGTCGGGGCTCGGGGTCGAGGCCTGGCGGATCGACACGTCTGCGTGACGGTCGAACCGGTAGCCCACGCCGCGAACCGTGCGCACGATGTCCTCGTAGCGGCCGAGCTTGGCGCGCAGGCGACGTACGTGCACGTCGATGGTTCGTTCGTTCGGGGTGTCCTCGTCGTCGCTCGCGTCCCACAGTGACGAGATGATCTCCGCGCGGTCGATCGTGCGGCCCTCTCGCAACACGAGGTACTGAAGTAGCTCGAACTCCTTGTAGGTGAGCGCTGCCGTCTCGTTGTCGAGGATCACGCGCTTGCGGGAGATGTCCACGACCACGCCGCTGTGTGCGCGGTCGAGCTCGTCGACCTCTGTGCGGTGTTCGGCCAGCGCCGAGGGATCCTGCAGGGCGAGGCGCACCACGTCCACGTCGCGGCCGCCGGCGCCCTCGGGGGCCAGGGCTACCGCCGCGTAGGTCTCGGCGCTCGGCGCGAGGTCGCTCGCCAGGGCCTTGAGCGCCTCGACGATCCGGTGCAGGCTCGTTCCGGCCGCGGCCGCCTTGGCCTCATCGATGCCGACGTAGAGCACGAAGCCGCGAGCCTCGGTGCCCTGCGGCACGGCGCGAATGCGGGGAGCGGGCTGCTCGACGATCTTGAGTGCGGGGTGGGTGGAGTGAATGTGGGCGAGAGACATGGGAGGAATCCTTGCGTGAAAGATCGGTGAACCCGGCGCCGTGGGCGACTGCAGGTTCGAAAATGAGGCACGTATGCCGGGTGTCGAAGGCTTCGGAACACGAAGCATCCGGGGAGTTCAGCCGCGACTCTCGCGGGGAACTCGGTCAGCTACAGCAGCTAGTCGGTTAGCGACACATTCGACAACAGGCGACAGCGGAGGACCCGGCCATCATCATGCCGGCAGTCCCGGGGGCCTCGAGGGAGGTCAGGGGGCGTGCGGTGGTTGTCATAAATGTGAGTAAAGCGGAATATGACGTGGTGTGTCAATTCTGTGACAGCGGATGACGCGGTGTGACACGCATCACATCCATCACGTCGGTCCCGTCTGGGCGAATCCGTGGGAAAGCCCCTTTATGAGAAGGATTCTTTTACAGAAAGGTGATTTGTCAAAGTTCAGTGAATATTCCGCCCGTCGGCGCGTCTCGAGCCGCAGAACCTGCGGTCCGCCGGAGCGACAGACGTGCGAGGCGCGTCTGGTGCGGCTCGCGTGAGCCGCACCGGACGCGCCGAGTGAGGATATGTGCGGGTCAGACCAGGCCGTAGAGACGGTCGCCGGCGTCGCCGAGGCCGGGCACGATATACCCGTGCTCATCGAGGCGTTCGTCGACGGCGCCGAGGATGATGGTCACTTCGCGTCCCGCGAGCGCCTTCTCCACCGCGGCGAGTCCCTCGGGGGCGGCGAGAATGCAGATGGCCGTCACGTCGGTAGCGCCGCGGGCGAACAGGAAGTTAATCGCCGCGATCAGAGAACCACCGGTGGCGAGCATCGGGTCGAGCACGAAGCACTGCCGGTCGGACAGGTCGTCGGGCAGGCGCTCGGCGTACGTGGTGGGCTCAAGTGTCTCTTCATTGCGAGCCATGCCAAGAAACCCCACCTCGGCGGTGGGCAGCATCTTCACCATGCCCTCGAGCATGCCGAGACCCGCACGCAGAATGGGCACAACGAGCGGCTTGGGGTCGCTGATACGCACACCCTGTGCCGGTGAAACGGGTGTCTGCACCGTGACGGCCTCCACGCGAACGCCGCGCGTGCCCTCGTACGCGAGGAGAGTCATCAACTCTTCGACGAGGGAACGGAAGAGGGGAGACGGAGTGGTTTGGTCCCGAAGCACGGTGAGCTTGTGCGTGATGAGCGGGTGGTCGGCTACGTGGACTCGCATAGGCTCAATTCTAGGCGCTCCCGGTCCGGGGCCACGGCGCTGCGCGGGAGGGAAACACATGGGTCGACACACCGAGTGGATGCGCCTGGCTCAGGGTGAAGCCCGCCTCGCCCTGGCCACCGGCGACGTGCCGGTGGGAGCGATCATCGTGGATACCGCGGGTGTCGTGATTGCACGCGGTCGAAACGAGCGCGAACTCCACCGAGACCCGACCCTGCACGCCGAGATCGTGGCCATTCGTGCGGCCGCGCGCGCCCTGGGCGACTGGCACCTGACCGGCTGTACGCTCGTGGTCACCCTCGAGCCGTGCGTCATGTGCGCCGGCGCCATTCTGGCCGCGCGCATTCCCTTGGTGGTCTTCGGCGCGTGGGACGAGAAGGCCGGCGCCGCAGGCTCGGTCTACGACGTGCTGCGCGACCGCCGGCTCAACCACCGGGTCGAGGTCTTCCCCGGCGTCGAAGAAGTGGAGTGTGGCGCGCTGCTGCGCAGCTTCTTCGACGATCCCGCGAGGCGCCCTACTCGAGGCCCTTGATTACGAAGGCGTCGGTCGGCGGGTTCGCCGCATCGGGGTTGAACCAGACATCGGGTTCGAGGTAGATCACCCGCGCCAGCGGCACGGCCGCGCGGATGCGCTTCTCGACGGCGTCGATGTCGGCGGCCACGAGGGAGAAGCGCTTGTCGGAATCGACGGCGATCTTGGCGCCCACGAGCATCTCGTCGGGACCGAGATAGAGCGTCTTGAGGTGGATGATGCGCGCGGTCTCTGGCCCGTCGAGGATGGCGGCCTCTATCGCGTCAACGTCCTGCTCGCTCGCGCCCTCGCCCACGAGAAGGCTCTTGGTCTCGATGCCGAGGATGACGGCCACGAGCACGAGCAGCAGCCCGATGCCGATGGTGCCGATGGCGTCCCACGCCGGATCACCGGTCACCACGGTGAGGCCAACGCCGAGGAAGGCGAAGACCAGGCCGGTAAGCGCCGCAACGTCTTCGAGCAGCACGACGGGTAGCTCCGGGGCCTTGGCATGCCGAACGAACTGCACCCAGCTCTGGGTGCCCCGCAGGTGGTTCGACTCCTTAATGGCGGTGCGCAGCGAGAAGCCTTCGAGTCCCATCGCGATCAGCAGCACGACAATGGGGACCCAGGCGTTCACGAGCGGATGCGGGTGTTGCAGCTTGTTCACACCCTCGTACAGCGAGAAGACACCACCGATCGAGAACAGGATGATCGACACCACGAAGGCGTACACATAGCGTTCCCGGCCATAGCCGAACGGATGCTCAAGGTCGGCCCGCTTTTTCGCCTTGCGACCTCCCAGCAGCAGCAGAAGCTGGTTGCCGGCATCCGCTATGGAGTGCACGCCCTCGGCGAGCATGGAGGCCGAGCCGGACACCCCCCACGCGATGAATTTCGTGATCGCGATGCCGAGGTTGGCCGCGAAAGCCGCCACGATTGCCTTGTTGCCGCCGGATGCACTCATGCGCCCATCCTAGGACGCACCCTCGGCAGGTTCGGAGGGCGCGAAAGTAGACTGATCTGATGACTTCTACCAAAACCGTAACCCTGCCCACGATTGCTTTCCTCGGCGCCGGCTCCATGGCCCGCGCCGTTCTGGCTGGGCTGTTGAAGCCGGGAGTGCACGTGGAGGGCGGCATCCGCACCACCAACCGCACCGAGGAGAAGGCCGCCGAACTCGCCGGAACGGAGGGCGTCACCGCCTTCGCCACCGCGGCCGACCCGGAAGCGAACCTCAAAGCGATCGCCGGCGCGAAGATCGTCGTCGTGGCCGTAAAGCCCTACATGGTGCCCGACCTGCTCGCCGAAATCGCCGATCACCTCGAGCCCGGCGCCCTCGTGATCAGCGTGTGCGCCGGCGTGACCGTGGCCACGTTTGAGTCGCTGCTGCCCGACACCGTGCACGTGATCCGCTCGATGCCCAACACTCCCGCCGTCGTGGGTATGGCCGTCACCGGCCTGAGCGCCGGAACGCGTTCGACCGACGATGACCTCGCCGAGGCGCAGGCCCTGTTCGCCACCGTCGGCGACGTTCTCGTGGTTCCGGAGACCCAGCTCGATGCCCTCGGCACCATCTCCGGTTCCGGACCGGCCTACGTGTTCTACCTCATCGAGCAGCTTACGGAGACTGCCGTCGCGAAGGGCTTCACACCCGAGCAGGCCGCCGTGATGGTGAACGGCACCTTCCTCGGGGCGAGTGCGCTGCTCGCCGTGTCGGACAAGTCGCCCACCGAGCTGCGCCGCCAGGTGACGAGCCCCGGCGGCACGACCGAGCGTGCCGTGGCCGAGCTGCAGAAGGGCGGCGTGCGCGAACTCTTCGACATCGCAACGGATGCCGCCCTCGCGCGTTCCCGCGAGCTCGCCGCCTCCTAGCTCCTCCGCCGCCGCTGGTCGAGGCGCGACGAAGGAGCGATCGAGACCTCGCGAGCCGTCTCTTAGGCTCGGCCCTCGCTGGTCGAGGCGCGACGAAGGAGCGATCGAGACTTCGTAGGCCGCCGCGCAGACTGACTTGCGGGGTCTCGATCGCTCGTACCTCGCGCCTCGACCGGCGGGGTTGCTACAGCCCTTCGGCGATGGCCGCGGTGGCCTGCAGCCAGGCTGAGCGGGTGCGGGGCGCGAGGGTATCGACGTTGAGCGGGCCGCCGCCCACAAGCGACGGGTCGTACGGCACGTCGAGCACCTGCCGCGTGAGCTGGCCGAAGTGCTCGTGCAGGCGCGCGGAGAGCTGCTGGTCCACCGTCTTCGACGGCGAGGCGAGGATGGTCACAGCCTGGGCCACCTTGTCGGCGTGGCCCTTGCGGCGCAGTCCGTCGAGCAGCGACGCGGCGCCGTAGCCGGTGTCCTCGCGGATCGTTGACACCACCACGAGCTGGTCGGCGGTGTCGACCGCTGCCTCCCAGTTGCTGGCGCGCATGTTGTTGCCGGTGTCGATCACAAGAACCCTGTAAAAACGACTGAGCGTGGCGTGCAGCTTGCGGAACGCGACGGCATCGATGCTCGCGGCACCGGCCGGGTCGAGGTCTGAGGCGAGCGCGTCGAACTGGGCGTCGCCCTGATTGCGCACGTAGTTGTCGAGGTCGCCCACGCGTGCCGAGCGCACGTCGGAGAAGCGGTCGAGGTCGCGCAGCAGATCAACTGCAGTGTTGGTGTGTCGGGCCGACTGCGCCCGTACGCCCAGTGTGCCCATGGTCTCGTTGTTGTCCCACGCGAGGGTATAGCCGCCGCGGTAGATGCCGAACGTCGCCGCAATGAGCAGGGTCGCCGTGGTCTTGTGTGCGCCGCCCTTGGGGTTGAGCACCACGATGGTGCGCGGTCCGCTCAGGCTGCGCTGCACGGCCGAGATGGCATTGCGCTGGGCCAACTCCGCCCCGCTCGGGCTCACGGAGATGAGTCCACCGGTGAGGCGACGGATGGCGCCCTGCCAGCCCTGCAGGGCTGGCCCGGCCGGAGCGGGTGGCCGCGAACTCAAGAAGTCGGCGAGGTTCGGCGGCACGTGGGCGCCGGCGCGCTCGGAGCGTTCCGCGCGCGTCAGGGGCGGCGCCGAAGACTCCGGAACGGCCGGAGTCTCCATGAGGGAATTGATGAAGGCCACGTCGGAACCGCTGTCTTCGGCATCGTCAGGCGTGTACGGCGGCGTAAACGAGGGCGGGAAGCCGGCGGATTTTGTCGATCCGGCGTCAAACGACGAAAACGTTGCGGCGTCGAGCCCCACCGAGCGGCTGCTCGCGCGCGGCGCAAGCACGTCTGTTTCGGTAGCGAACCCTGGAGCCATTAGCTGCGCAAACGACAGGTCCGATTCCGGCGCGGGCGCGTCAGCCTCGTCGTCGGGTACGTCTGCCTCGGGTGCGTCTGCCTCGGGTGCGGCACCGATGGCACTCGTGTGCGTTCCGAGCGGACCGGTGGTCGTGATCACGTCGCCGGTGGATTCCACCCGGCCGTCGGGGTGGATCACGAGGGGCCAGACACCCTGCTCGTCCTCGACCTCGAGCCGCACCGGACCGTCGAGGTCGCGGGCGACCCCTGTGGCCACGGCGACGATCTCTTCGCGCACGCCGGCGTCGTCGACCGCGACCACGATCTGGCTGACGCCCTCGATGATCACCTCGCCGGTGGCATCCGCTCGAACCAACGCGTTGATTCGCGGGAATTCGGCATTGTCTTGAGTCATCTTGGCCACCTTTTAAGCTTCACGGTTTGTTCCCCCGCAATGAAAGGCTAAACCTTCCTGGAACTGACGGTCTCTTGCGCACATAAACAGGGTCTACGAGCCCAGGGCCGCGAACCGCTCGATGTCGGCCTCGGTGCCGGACACAATAATGAGGTCGTGGTTGGACACTACAGTGTCGGCGGTCGCATAGGTGAATGGTTTTCCGGGGCTCTTCACGCCCACAACGGTCACGTTGTACTTGCGCCGCACGCCCGAGTCGATCAGGTTGAGGCCGCGAATCGGCTTGGGCGGGTACATCTTCACGAGGGCGAAGTCGTCGTCGAACTCGATGAAGTCGAGCATCCGGCCGGACACCAGGTGGGCGGCGCGTTCGCCGGCTTCCGCCTCGGGGTAGATCACGTGGTTGGCGCCGATGCGCTCAAGAATTTTGCCGTGCGACTTGGAAATGGCCTTCGCCCAGATTTGCGGAATCTTCAGATCGACCAGGTTCGCCGTGATGAGCACGCTCGCCTCAACGGATGAGCCCACCGCGCACACGGCGATGGAGAAATCCTGGGCGCCGATCTGTTTCAACGCTTCGAGGGAACGTGAATCGGCCTGCACGGCGTGTGTGACGCGCTCCGCCCACTTCTGCACGAGGGCCTCGCTGATGTCGACGACGAGCACTTCGCGGCCCAGTCGGTCGAGCTGACCTGCCGTGGCGGCGCCGAAACGACCCAGCCCGATGACGAGCACGGGGGCGTCGTGTTTGATGCGGTCAACCAACGATGGGCCTTTCCTCCGGGCGCTTAAACAGTTGCCTGCTCTGGCTCGCCGCCAGTGCGGCAGCGAGTGTCACTGTACCAACCCGCCCCATGAACATGGTGGCAGCCTGAACGTAGACCCCCTCCGGCGGCAGGTCGGCGGTGAGACCGGTGGACAGCCCACAGGTGGCGAAGGCACTGATCACGTCGAACAGCACATGGTCCAACGGAGCCTGGGTGATGTGCAGAATGAGGATGCTGGACACCGCCACGGTTGTGGCGCCCCAGAGCACGACGCTCACCGAGAGGCGCAGAATGTCGCTCGGGATGCGGCGCCCGAAAGCCTCCATCTGTTCCTTGCCGCGGGCCTCCGCGAAGGCGGCCAGAAAGAGGATGGCGAGGGTCGTCACCTTGATACCGCCGGCGGTCGACGCGGAGCCGCCGCCGATGAACATCAGCATGCTGCTCACGAGCAGGCTCGACCCGTGCAGGTCGCTGATTTCGATGGTGGCGAAGCCGCCCGACCGGGTCATCACCGACATGAAGAGCGATTGGAATATTGTGTCGCCGGCGTTCAGCGACCCGAAGGTCTTCGGATTGTCGAATTCGAGAATGATGTAGATGATCATTCCGGCGAACATGAGCGCGATCGTGGTCACAAGGGTGAGCTTCACGTGCAGCGACCACAGCCGGGGCTTGCGCCAGCTGCGGGCGAAGGCATAGATCACGGGGAATCCGAGGCTGCCGAGGAACACCCCGAGCATGAGTGCGCCGAGAAACCAGTAGTCGTTCTCGAACTGCCCAAGTCCCATAGCGTTCGGGCTGAATCCGGTGTTGGTAAACGCCATGGCGGCGTAGTAGAAACTGTGCCAGAGAGCCTCGCCTGCGCCAACACCGTCGATGAGCATCCGGGGAAAGAGCAGCGCCGCAACGCCGACCTCGATCACGAGGGCGCTGATCGCCACGGTGAGCAGCAGGCTGCCGACGTCGCCGAGCCGGATGGCCTGGCCCTCGTTCACCGGTCCCGCGTGGATGCGTGAGGGGTTCGAGTCGCTCGCCGCCATGAGCTTGGCGCGCAGCCCGAGGCGTCGGGAGATGACCATGCCCATAATGGAGGCGAGGGTGAGCACGCCGATGCCACCCACGTTCACACCCACGAAGACCAAGATGTTCCCGAAGGGTGACCAGTGGGTGGCCATGTCCACCGTGGCGAGACCTGTGACGCAGATCACGGAAACCGCGGTGAAAAGTGCGTCATAAAGGGGCGTGATGGTGCGGTCGGCCGATGCGATCGGCAGCGAGAACAGCACTGTGAAGAGCAGTATCAGGGCCGTGAACACCAGGATGGCAAACCGTGACGGCGACGTTCGAACGATGTGATCGACACCGTCGCGAATGCGGCCGTACCAGGTGGACTGGTGGTGCCCGAACCGCTTGGCGGAGGCGTTTGATTGCACGTGGAACCCCCAAGACCTGCGACCCGCGACAGTTTGTCATGGTACTCCCTGTAAGGAGTGACTAACCTGAGGGAATGGCAGACATCTTCGACGTTGTGGCGGATTCGACCCGGCGGGACATCCTTCGGATCCTCCTCGATCGTCACAACCAGGGCGGCGAGGCTCGCGGTGAGCTCAGCGTCTCCGACATTGTCGGCAACCTCGGGCTCAGCCAGCCGACGGTC is a genomic window containing:
- a CDS encoding MarR family winged helix-turn-helix transcriptional regulator, whose amino-acid sequence is MADRNVAVGAWESLFRAQVAIMRGLAADFPSKDISLNEYDVMFNLSRQPDRRIRLRELNEHVLLTQPSVSRLVDRLVSRGYVCKLADPQDGRGAIVELTLSGLALFRRVAVQHMDTITDRIGDSLSNDELCQLTVLCDRLRTRSTN
- a CDS encoding cation diffusion facilitator family transporter; its protein translation is MSASGGNKAIVAAFAANLGIAITKFIAWGVSGSASMLAEGVHSIADAGNQLLLLLGGRKAKKRADLEHPFGYGRERYVYAFVVSIILFSIGGVFSLYEGVNKLQHPHPLVNAWVPIVVLLIAMGLEGFSLRTAIKESNHLRGTQSWVQFVRHAKAPELPVVLLEDVAALTGLVFAFLGVGLTVVTGDPAWDAIGTIGIGLLLVLVAVILGIETKSLLVGEGASEQDVDAIEAAILDGPETARIIHLKTLYLGPDEMLVGAKIAVDSDKRFSLVAADIDAVEKRIRAAVPLARVIYLEPDVWFNPDAANPPTDAFVIKGLE
- a CDS encoding potassium transporter TrkG, with protein sequence MQSNASAKRFGHHQSTWYGRIRDGVDHIVRTSPSRFAILVFTALILLFTVLFSLPIASADRTITPLYDALFTAVSVICVTGLATVDMATHWSPFGNILVFVGVNVGGIGVLTLASIMGMVISRRLGLRAKLMAASDSNPSRIHAGPVNEGQAIRLGDVGSLLLTVAISALVIEVGVAALLFPRMLIDGVGAGEALWHSFYYAAMAFTNTGFSPNAMGLGQFENDYWFLGALMLGVFLGSLGFPVIYAFARSWRKPRLWSLHVKLTLVTTIALMFAGMIIYIILEFDNPKTFGSLNAGDTIFQSLFMSVMTRSGGFATIEISDLHGSSLLVSSMLMFIGGGSASTAGGIKVTTLAILFLAAFAEARGKEQMEAFGRRIPSDILRLSVSVVLWGATTVAVSSILILHITQAPLDHVLFDVISAFATCGLSTGLTADLPPEGVYVQAATMFMGRVGTVTLAAALAASQSRQLFKRPEERPIVG
- a CDS encoding winged helix-turn-helix domain-containing protein — protein: MSLAHIHSTHPALKIVEQPAPRIRAVPQGTEARGFVLYVGIDEAKAAAAGTSLHRIVEALKALASDLAPSAETYAAVALAPEGAGGRDVDVVRLALQDPSALAEHRTEVDELDRAHSGVVVDISRKRVILDNETAALTYKEFELLQYLVLREGRTIDRAEIISSLWDASDDEDTPNERTIDVHVRRLRAKLGRYEDIVRTVRGVGYRFDRHADVSIRQASTPSPDRF
- the proC gene encoding pyrroline-5-carboxylate reductase codes for the protein MTSTKTVTLPTIAFLGAGSMARAVLAGLLKPGVHVEGGIRTTNRTEEKAAELAGTEGVTAFATAADPEANLKAIAGAKIVVVAVKPYMVPDLLAEIADHLEPGALVISVCAGVTVATFESLLPDTVHVIRSMPNTPAVVGMAVTGLSAGTRSTDDDLAEAQALFATVGDVLVVPETQLDALGTISGSGPAYVFYLIEQLTETAVAKGFTPEQAAVMVNGTFLGASALLAVSDKSPTELRRQVTSPGGTTERAVAELQKGGVRELFDIATDAALARSRELAAS
- a CDS encoding nucleoside deaminase yields the protein MGRHTEWMRLAQGEARLALATGDVPVGAIIVDTAGVVIARGRNERELHRDPTLHAEIVAIRAAARALGDWHLTGCTLVVTLEPCVMCAGAILAARIPLVVFGAWDEKAGAAGSVYDVLRDRRLNHRVEVFPGVEEVECGALLRSFFDDPARRPTRGP
- a CDS encoding potassium channel family protein, coding for MVDRIKHDAPVLVIGLGRFGAATAGQLDRLGREVLVVDISEALVQKWAERVTHAVQADSRSLEALKQIGAQDFSIAVCAVGSSVEASVLITANLVDLKIPQIWAKAISKSHGKILERIGANHVIYPEAEAGERAAHLVSGRMLDFIEFDDDFALVKMYPPKPIRGLNLIDSGVRRKYNVTVVGVKSPGKPFTYATADTVVSNHDLIIVSGTEADIERFAALGS
- the upp gene encoding uracil phosphoribosyltransferase — protein: MRVHVADHPLITHKLTVLRDQTTPSPLFRSLVEELMTLLAYEGTRGVRVEAVTVQTPVSPAQGVRISDPKPLVVPILRAGLGMLEGMVKMLPTAEVGFLGMARNEETLEPTTYAERLPDDLSDRQCFVLDPMLATGGSLIAAINFLFARGATDVTAICILAAPEGLAAVEKALAGREVTIILGAVDERLDEHGYIVPGLGDAGDRLYGLV
- a CDS encoding MinD/ParA family ATP-binding protein, which translates into the protein MTQDNAEFPRINALVRADATGEVIIEGVSQIVVAVDDAGVREEIVAVATGVARDLDGPVRLEVEDEQGVWPLVIHPDGRVESTGDVITTTGPLGTHTSAIGAAPEADAPEADVPDDEADAPAPESDLSFAQLMAPGFATETDVLAPRASSRSVGLDAATFSSFDAGSTKSAGFPPSFTPPYTPDDAEDSGSDVAFINSLMETPAVPESSAPPLTRAERSERAGAHVPPNLADFLSSRPPAPAGPALQGWQGAIRRLTGGLISVSPSGAELAQRNAISAVQRSLSGPRTIVVLNPKGGAHKTTATLLIAATFGIYRGGYTLAWDNNETMGTLGVRAQSARHTNTAVDLLRDLDRFSDVRSARVGDLDNYVRNQGDAQFDALASDLDPAGAASIDAVAFRKLHATLSRFYRVLVIDTGNNMRASNWEAAVDTADQLVVVSTIREDTGYGAASLLDGLRRKGHADKVAQAVTILASPSKTVDQQLSARLHEHFGQLTRQVLDVPYDPSLVGGGPLNVDTLAPRTRSAWLQATAAIAEGL